The Glycine soja cultivar W05 chromosome 8, ASM419377v2, whole genome shotgun sequence genome has a window encoding:
- the LOC114424488 gene encoding uncharacterized protein LOC114424488 isoform X1: MSTFESSTTRSFVSVESTTPIEGTEADNVNMDSLFRGCVLEGRWDFVLTAYRNDSHYHKIKINESRGTALHVAVNDGKVELVNTLVGAILNHEGEEVLRDDSALKTTNERGDTPLHLAASRGFNAMCKCIIGESEERKDLIRVRNNKGETPLFRAVLTCHTKTFVYFHHVSKDIPLGNYDGDTILHHAIWREFLDLAIIITHCYPELVHMRNKDGATPLKVLASKPSAFKSGSNLPWWKQILYYGILVEQLDAEKAIKSYMDKVDKFEADIELKVNIHSESSEANRAQKFVEKQYATSVRFVKSVVRLAFKVLSLSGLGVTAQDLKAIKKIRQKHRWSRQLLNIFMERPYESYIGITGGRPFLREDRDLGQPVITQQQLQMVGGAASSGQQENNRVESAAKNEEKETFVAVAKAGIVELVNELHNKVPSTFHDTNSPEKENLLIVAMKNIKYKIGEHHVDKKETAFLAAAKYGIVEIVFALQSKIPSAVHETNSNNENVLLVAVKNRQTKVVEVLRKHMDKELFDSLILEVDNRENTVLHLAAGTGTTSNSESTWQIAGAAMQMMWDIKWYQYIRALVPEHFVFRTNKDDKTAGEIFKQKHKDLVKESSEWLKETSNSCSVVAALIAGVSFATSSSVPGGTEKGKPELEGQPAFDVFAIASLIGLCFSVTALIMFLAILTSRKQAPDFRKSLPLKLLFGLSSLFVSIGSMLVSFCAAHFFVLKDKYKNILFPVYIATCLPVTFYAVVQFPLYADLLKAIFKKVPQPSITSSQF; encoded by the exons ATGAGCACCTTTG AATCATCAACAACAAGATCCTTTGTTTCTGTAGAATCAACAACACCAATTGAAGGAACGGAAGCTGACAATGTGAATATGGACTCATTGTTCCGAGGGTGTGTATTGGAAGGGAGATGGGACTTCGTTCTTACGGCATATAGAAACGATAGTCActatcacaaaattaaaataaacgaaAGCAGAGGCACAGCACTACACGTGGCAGTGAATGATGGCAAAGTGGAACTTGTTAACACTCTCGTTGGTGCAATCTTAAACCATGAAGGGGAGGAAGTGCTGAGGGATGATAGTGCATTGAAAACAACCAATGAGAGAGGGGACACTCCTTTGCACCTTGCAGCATCAAGAGGGTTCAATGCTATGTGCAAGTGCATCATAGGGGAGTCTGAGGAAAGGAAGGATTTGATTAGGGTTAGGAACAATAAGGGTGAAACACCTCTCTTCCGGGCTGTGCTCACATGCCATACAAAGACCTTTGTGTACTTCCATCATGTTTCCAAAGATATTCCACTTGGGAACTATGATGGGGATACCATCCTTCACCATGCCATTTGGAGAGAATTCTTGG ATTTGGCAATTATAATAACTCATTGCTATCCTGAACTTGTTCACATGCGAAACAAAGATGGAGCCACTCCTCTCAAAGTTCTTGCCTCTAAGCCTTCAGCCTTCAAGAGTGGAAGCAATCTCCCATGGTGGAAGCAAATTCTATATTATG GTATACTCGTAGAACAACTAGACGCTGAAAAGGCAATAAAATCCTATATGGATAAAGTTGACAAATTTGAGGCCGACATTGAACTCAAAG TGAATATACATTCAGAAAGTAGTGAAGCCAACAGAGCACAAAAATTTGTGGAAAAACAGTATGCTACTTCTGTTCGGTTTGTAAAGAGTGTTGTTCGATTAGCATTCAAAGTCCTTAGCCTCTCGGGATTGGGTGTCACTGCACAGG ACTTGAAAGCAATAAAGAAGATAAGGCAGAAGCACAGATGGAGTCGTCAACTCTTGAATATTTTTATGGAAAGACCTTATGAGTCGTACATTGGAATTACTGGGGGCCGACCATTTTTGAGAGAAGACAGAGACTTAGGGCAACCCGTTATTACCCAACAACAGTTACAAA TGGTGGGTGGTGCAGCTAGCTCAGGGCAACAAGAAAACAATAGAGTGGAATCCGCAGCAAAAAATGAGGAAAAGGAGACATTTGTGGCAGTGGCAAAAGCCGGCATAGTTGAACTTGTGAATGAGCTTCACAACAAAGTACCAAGTACCTTCCATGACACTAACTCTCCTGAGAAGGAAAACTTACTGATTGTGGCAATGAAGAACATCAAATACAAAATTGGAGAACACCATGTTGACAAAAAGGAGACTGCATTTTTGGCAGCGGCTAAATACGGCATCGTGGAGATTGTATTTGCACTTCAATCCAAAATACCAAGTGCCGTGCATGAAACCAACTCCAACAATGAAAACGTGTTGCTTGTGGCTGTGAAGAATAGACAAACCAAAGTTGTTGAGGTGTTAAGGAAACATATGGATAAGGAACTCTTTGATAGCTTGATTTTAGAAGTGGATAACAGGGAGAACACTGTCTTGCACTTGGCAGCTGGAACTGGAACTACAAGCAACAGTGAAAGTACCTGGCAGATTGCTGGTGCTGCCATGCAAATGATGTGGGATATCAAGTGGTATCAG TACATTAGAGCCCTAGTGCCGGAGCACTTCGTTTTCAGAACCAACAAAGACGATAAAACCGCAGGCGAAATCttcaaacaaaaacacaaagacCTGGTGAAAGAAAGCTCCGAGTGGCTAAAGGAAACCTCCAACTCCTGCTCCGTCGTCGCCGCCCTAATCGCGGGCGTCTCCTTCGCCACATCGAGCTCCGTCCCCGGTGGCACCGAGAAGGGCAAGCCCGAACTTGAAGGCCAGCCAGCCTTCGACGTCTTCGCCATCGCATCGCTCATCGGCCTCTGCTTCTCCGTCACCGCCCTCATCATGTTCCTTGCCATTCTCACTTCGCGAAAACAGGCCCCAGACTTCCGCAAGAGCTTGCCCTTGAAGCTTCTCTTTGGCTTAAGCTCTCTCTTCGTGTCCATTGGCTCAATGCTTGTTTCGTTTTGCGCTGCGCATTTCTTTGTGCTCAAGGACAAGTACAAGAACATTTTGTTCCCCGTTTATATTGCTACTTGTTTGCCTGTGACCTTCTATGCGGTGGTGCAGTTTCCGTTGTATGCTGATCTTCTTAAAGCCATTTTCAAGAAGGTGCCACAACCCAGTATTACCAGCAGCCAATTTTAG
- the LOC114424488 gene encoding uncharacterized protein LOC114424488 isoform X2 has protein sequence MSTFESTTPIEGTEADNVNMDSLFRGCVLEGRWDFVLTAYRNDSHYHKIKINESRGTALHVAVNDGKVELVNTLVGAILNHEGEEVLRDDSALKTTNERGDTPLHLAASRGFNAMCKCIIGESEERKDLIRVRNNKGETPLFRAVLTCHTKTFVYFHHVSKDIPLGNYDGDTILHHAIWREFLDLAIIITHCYPELVHMRNKDGATPLKVLASKPSAFKSGSNLPWWKQILYYGILVEQLDAEKAIKSYMDKVDKFEADIELKVNIHSESSEANRAQKFVEKQYATSVRFVKSVVRLAFKVLSLSGLGVTAQDLKAIKKIRQKHRWSRQLLNIFMERPYESYIGITGGRPFLREDRDLGQPVITQQQLQMVGGAASSGQQENNRVESAAKNEEKETFVAVAKAGIVELVNELHNKVPSTFHDTNSPEKENLLIVAMKNIKYKIGEHHVDKKETAFLAAAKYGIVEIVFALQSKIPSAVHETNSNNENVLLVAVKNRQTKVVEVLRKHMDKELFDSLILEVDNRENTVLHLAAGTGTTSNSESTWQIAGAAMQMMWDIKWYQYIRALVPEHFVFRTNKDDKTAGEIFKQKHKDLVKESSEWLKETSNSCSVVAALIAGVSFATSSSVPGGTEKGKPELEGQPAFDVFAIASLIGLCFSVTALIMFLAILTSRKQAPDFRKSLPLKLLFGLSSLFVSIGSMLVSFCAAHFFVLKDKYKNILFPVYIATCLPVTFYAVVQFPLYADLLKAIFKKVPQPSITSSQF, from the exons ATGAGCACCTTTG AATCAACAACACCAATTGAAGGAACGGAAGCTGACAATGTGAATATGGACTCATTGTTCCGAGGGTGTGTATTGGAAGGGAGATGGGACTTCGTTCTTACGGCATATAGAAACGATAGTCActatcacaaaattaaaataaacgaaAGCAGAGGCACAGCACTACACGTGGCAGTGAATGATGGCAAAGTGGAACTTGTTAACACTCTCGTTGGTGCAATCTTAAACCATGAAGGGGAGGAAGTGCTGAGGGATGATAGTGCATTGAAAACAACCAATGAGAGAGGGGACACTCCTTTGCACCTTGCAGCATCAAGAGGGTTCAATGCTATGTGCAAGTGCATCATAGGGGAGTCTGAGGAAAGGAAGGATTTGATTAGGGTTAGGAACAATAAGGGTGAAACACCTCTCTTCCGGGCTGTGCTCACATGCCATACAAAGACCTTTGTGTACTTCCATCATGTTTCCAAAGATATTCCACTTGGGAACTATGATGGGGATACCATCCTTCACCATGCCATTTGGAGAGAATTCTTGG ATTTGGCAATTATAATAACTCATTGCTATCCTGAACTTGTTCACATGCGAAACAAAGATGGAGCCACTCCTCTCAAAGTTCTTGCCTCTAAGCCTTCAGCCTTCAAGAGTGGAAGCAATCTCCCATGGTGGAAGCAAATTCTATATTATG GTATACTCGTAGAACAACTAGACGCTGAAAAGGCAATAAAATCCTATATGGATAAAGTTGACAAATTTGAGGCCGACATTGAACTCAAAG TGAATATACATTCAGAAAGTAGTGAAGCCAACAGAGCACAAAAATTTGTGGAAAAACAGTATGCTACTTCTGTTCGGTTTGTAAAGAGTGTTGTTCGATTAGCATTCAAAGTCCTTAGCCTCTCGGGATTGGGTGTCACTGCACAGG ACTTGAAAGCAATAAAGAAGATAAGGCAGAAGCACAGATGGAGTCGTCAACTCTTGAATATTTTTATGGAAAGACCTTATGAGTCGTACATTGGAATTACTGGGGGCCGACCATTTTTGAGAGAAGACAGAGACTTAGGGCAACCCGTTATTACCCAACAACAGTTACAAA TGGTGGGTGGTGCAGCTAGCTCAGGGCAACAAGAAAACAATAGAGTGGAATCCGCAGCAAAAAATGAGGAAAAGGAGACATTTGTGGCAGTGGCAAAAGCCGGCATAGTTGAACTTGTGAATGAGCTTCACAACAAAGTACCAAGTACCTTCCATGACACTAACTCTCCTGAGAAGGAAAACTTACTGATTGTGGCAATGAAGAACATCAAATACAAAATTGGAGAACACCATGTTGACAAAAAGGAGACTGCATTTTTGGCAGCGGCTAAATACGGCATCGTGGAGATTGTATTTGCACTTCAATCCAAAATACCAAGTGCCGTGCATGAAACCAACTCCAACAATGAAAACGTGTTGCTTGTGGCTGTGAAGAATAGACAAACCAAAGTTGTTGAGGTGTTAAGGAAACATATGGATAAGGAACTCTTTGATAGCTTGATTTTAGAAGTGGATAACAGGGAGAACACTGTCTTGCACTTGGCAGCTGGAACTGGAACTACAAGCAACAGTGAAAGTACCTGGCAGATTGCTGGTGCTGCCATGCAAATGATGTGGGATATCAAGTGGTATCAG TACATTAGAGCCCTAGTGCCGGAGCACTTCGTTTTCAGAACCAACAAAGACGATAAAACCGCAGGCGAAATCttcaaacaaaaacacaaagacCTGGTGAAAGAAAGCTCCGAGTGGCTAAAGGAAACCTCCAACTCCTGCTCCGTCGTCGCCGCCCTAATCGCGGGCGTCTCCTTCGCCACATCGAGCTCCGTCCCCGGTGGCACCGAGAAGGGCAAGCCCGAACTTGAAGGCCAGCCAGCCTTCGACGTCTTCGCCATCGCATCGCTCATCGGCCTCTGCTTCTCCGTCACCGCCCTCATCATGTTCCTTGCCATTCTCACTTCGCGAAAACAGGCCCCAGACTTCCGCAAGAGCTTGCCCTTGAAGCTTCTCTTTGGCTTAAGCTCTCTCTTCGTGTCCATTGGCTCAATGCTTGTTTCGTTTTGCGCTGCGCATTTCTTTGTGCTCAAGGACAAGTACAAGAACATTTTGTTCCCCGTTTATATTGCTACTTGTTTGCCTGTGACCTTCTATGCGGTGGTGCAGTTTCCGTTGTATGCTGATCTTCTTAAAGCCATTTTCAAGAAGGTGCCACAACCCAGTATTACCAGCAGCCAATTTTAG
- the LOC114424215 gene encoding uncharacterized protein LOC114424215 produces the protein MDESLLSMMEVREDLMVSPIGDSEPALRSAYFLKPIAKSLDGPVSKVLSSSMTMSLPPVFEPKDWPLVIHFDWWRHTKKKWVEWVDALQLRYKSVWKKVGIFEAIMSTKCSIAKDQNLCFGIAEKWCAETNTLLFPWGKATITLEDVMVLGGYPVRTTLQSHEMREAEKKLILAREQLWRRTKAKASLSAWMDAFVNSGSEVEHEAFLATWLSMIGFSSKGLVSTLVFPIAVHLARGNPIALGPAVLAIIYKDLTLLKNSIVGMTKQLVLGDKLELEVTLQSPFYLVQIWVWERFKNLQPQPRLINHEDPMMFRWYKVKALKIDNVRLALESAMEHFCWRPYVQYAGKFKVFYPENETLVLIDTDLDKEPTGLLVSFATCLRVSLLVGIQSTIKKYLPHRVAMQFGMDQDVPSCLPRFDGTKDFAWKNYCRPISDRSLYFPARLFEGDITTRYAKWWKRSLMGHQDFAKNMGHQDFAKNMGHQDFAKNIVRRKRSPRSPQVSKANKNGNVDDDSNARKRNSDVDAPSGFLLKRLKTVSSGNSAQDGTIANESIDAYVPTCKNLSNPSSSASTAEYENVKRISPLTKLLAKDTVEPLMGRLEEDFEDANGSKESRLSKNQQT, from the exons ATGGATGAATCATTGTTGAGCATGATGGAGGTAAGGGAAGATTTAATGGTTTCACCTATTGGAGACAGTGAACCAGCTTTGAGAAGTGCCTATTTTCTGAAACCCATTGCAAAATCCCTTGATGGACCAGTTTCTAAGGTTCTTTCATCTTCTATGACTATGTCACTGCCACCCGTGTTTGAACCAAAGGACTGGCCTTTGGTGATCCATTTCGACTGGTGGCGCCACACAAAGAAGAAATGGGTTGAATGGGTGGATGCCCTTCAACTCAGGTATAAATCAGTGTGGAAGAAAGTTGGCATCTTTGAAGCCATAATGAGCACCAAGTGTTCCATAGCGAAAGATCAGAACTTGTGTTTTGGGATCGCTGAGAAGTGGTGTGCTGAGACAAATACCTTATTGTTTCCATGGGGCAAGGCAACCATCACATTGGAGGATGTGATGGTGTTGGGGGGTTACCCTGTT AGAACAACACTTCAAAGCCATGAAATGAGAGAGGCGGAGAAGAAATTGATTCTTGCAAGAGAACAACTTTGGAGGAGGACAAAAGCTAAGGCTTCTTTATCTGCATGGATGGATGCTTTTGTCAATAGTGGGAGTGAAGTTGAGCATGAAGCATTCCTTGCAACTTGGTTGTCAATGATTGGTTTTTCTTCCAAAGGTTTGGTGAGTACGTTGGTTTTCCCTATAGCTGTTCATCTTGCTAGAGGGAATCCCATTGCTTTGGGACCAGCAGTTTTGGCCATCATATATAAGGATTTGACTTTGTTGAAGAACTCAATAGTCGGTATGACAAAACAACTAGTACTTGGTGATAAATTGGAATTGGAGGTTACTCTTCAGTCACCTTTTTACTTGGTCCAAATTTGGGTGTGGGAGAGGTTCAAGAATTTGCAACCACAGCCCAGGTTGATCAACCATGAAGATCCTATGATGTTTAGGTGGTACAAGGTTAAGGCCTTGAAAATTGACAATGTGAGATTGGCACTAGAGTCGGCTATGGAGCATTTTTGTTGGCGCCCTTATGTTCAATATGCCGGTAAGTTCAAGGTGTTTTATCCAGAAAATGAAACTTTGGTACTAATTGATACAGATTTGGATAAAGAACCTACGGGACTACTAGTATCTTTTGCTACATGCTTGAGAGTTTCTCTGCTTGTTGGTATTCAGTCTACTATAAAGAAGTACCTGCCACATAGAGTTGCTATGCAATTTGGAATGGATCAAGATGTTCCAAGTTGCTTGCCTAGATTTGATGGGACTAAAGactttgcttggaaaaattactGCAGGCCCATATCTGATAGGAGTTTGTATTTTCCTGCTAGGCTTTTTGAGGGTGATATTACCACACGTTATGCAAAGTGGTGGAAGCGATCTCTAATGGGTCATCAGGATTTTGCAAAGAATATGGGTCATCAGGATTTTGCAAAGAATATGGGTCATCAGGATTTTGCAAAGAATATTGTGCGACGAAAAAGAAGTCCAAGGTCACCTCAAGTAtcaaaagcaaacaaaaatgggaatgttgatgatgattCAAATGCTAGGAAACGTAATAGTGATGTTGATGCACCTTCTGGTTTTCTTCTTAAACGTTTGAAAACTGTTTCTTCTGGAAATTCTGCTCAAGATGGTACGATAGCTAATGAAAGTATTGATGCTTATGTTCCAACATGTAAGAATTTGTCCAACCCAAGTTCTTCAGCCTCTACTGCAGAATATGaaaatgttaaaaggatatCACCACTGACAAAACTGCTTGCAAAAGATACGGTTGAACCATTGATGGGGCGTTTGGAGGAAGATTTTGAAGATGCGAATGGGAGCAAAGAATCAAGGCTGTCTA AGAATCAACAGACTTGA
- the LOC114424488 gene encoding uncharacterized protein LOC114424488 isoform X3 gives MSTFESSTTRSFVSVESTTPIEGTEADNVNMDSLFRGCVLEGRWDFVLTAYRNDSHYHKIKINESRGTALHVAVNDGKVELVNTLVGAILNHEGEEVLRDDSALKTTNERGDTPLHLAASRGFNAMCKCIIGESEERKDLIRVRNNKGETPLFRAVLTCHTKTFVYFHHVSKDIPLGNYDGDTILHHAIWREFLDGATPLKVLASKPSAFKSGSNLPWWKQILYYGILVEQLDAEKAIKSYMDKVDKFEADIELKVNIHSESSEANRAQKFVEKQYATSVRFVKSVVRLAFKVLSLSGLGVTAQDLKAIKKIRQKHRWSRQLLNIFMERPYESYIGITGGRPFLREDRDLGQPVITQQQLQMVGGAASSGQQENNRVESAAKNEEKETFVAVAKAGIVELVNELHNKVPSTFHDTNSPEKENLLIVAMKNIKYKIGEHHVDKKETAFLAAAKYGIVEIVFALQSKIPSAVHETNSNNENVLLVAVKNRQTKVVEVLRKHMDKELFDSLILEVDNRENTVLHLAAGTGTTSNSESTWQIAGAAMQMMWDIKWYQYIRALVPEHFVFRTNKDDKTAGEIFKQKHKDLVKESSEWLKETSNSCSVVAALIAGVSFATSSSVPGGTEKGKPELEGQPAFDVFAIASLIGLCFSVTALIMFLAILTSRKQAPDFRKSLPLKLLFGLSSLFVSIGSMLVSFCAAHFFVLKDKYKNILFPVYIATCLPVTFYAVVQFPLYADLLKAIFKKVPQPSITSSQF, from the exons ATGAGCACCTTTG AATCATCAACAACAAGATCCTTTGTTTCTGTAGAATCAACAACACCAATTGAAGGAACGGAAGCTGACAATGTGAATATGGACTCATTGTTCCGAGGGTGTGTATTGGAAGGGAGATGGGACTTCGTTCTTACGGCATATAGAAACGATAGTCActatcacaaaattaaaataaacgaaAGCAGAGGCACAGCACTACACGTGGCAGTGAATGATGGCAAAGTGGAACTTGTTAACACTCTCGTTGGTGCAATCTTAAACCATGAAGGGGAGGAAGTGCTGAGGGATGATAGTGCATTGAAAACAACCAATGAGAGAGGGGACACTCCTTTGCACCTTGCAGCATCAAGAGGGTTCAATGCTATGTGCAAGTGCATCATAGGGGAGTCTGAGGAAAGGAAGGATTTGATTAGGGTTAGGAACAATAAGGGTGAAACACCTCTCTTCCGGGCTGTGCTCACATGCCATACAAAGACCTTTGTGTACTTCCATCATGTTTCCAAAGATATTCCACTTGGGAACTATGATGGGGATACCATCCTTCACCATGCCATTTGGAGAGAATTCTTGG ATGGAGCCACTCCTCTCAAAGTTCTTGCCTCTAAGCCTTCAGCCTTCAAGAGTGGAAGCAATCTCCCATGGTGGAAGCAAATTCTATATTATG GTATACTCGTAGAACAACTAGACGCTGAAAAGGCAATAAAATCCTATATGGATAAAGTTGACAAATTTGAGGCCGACATTGAACTCAAAG TGAATATACATTCAGAAAGTAGTGAAGCCAACAGAGCACAAAAATTTGTGGAAAAACAGTATGCTACTTCTGTTCGGTTTGTAAAGAGTGTTGTTCGATTAGCATTCAAAGTCCTTAGCCTCTCGGGATTGGGTGTCACTGCACAGG ACTTGAAAGCAATAAAGAAGATAAGGCAGAAGCACAGATGGAGTCGTCAACTCTTGAATATTTTTATGGAAAGACCTTATGAGTCGTACATTGGAATTACTGGGGGCCGACCATTTTTGAGAGAAGACAGAGACTTAGGGCAACCCGTTATTACCCAACAACAGTTACAAA TGGTGGGTGGTGCAGCTAGCTCAGGGCAACAAGAAAACAATAGAGTGGAATCCGCAGCAAAAAATGAGGAAAAGGAGACATTTGTGGCAGTGGCAAAAGCCGGCATAGTTGAACTTGTGAATGAGCTTCACAACAAAGTACCAAGTACCTTCCATGACACTAACTCTCCTGAGAAGGAAAACTTACTGATTGTGGCAATGAAGAACATCAAATACAAAATTGGAGAACACCATGTTGACAAAAAGGAGACTGCATTTTTGGCAGCGGCTAAATACGGCATCGTGGAGATTGTATTTGCACTTCAATCCAAAATACCAAGTGCCGTGCATGAAACCAACTCCAACAATGAAAACGTGTTGCTTGTGGCTGTGAAGAATAGACAAACCAAAGTTGTTGAGGTGTTAAGGAAACATATGGATAAGGAACTCTTTGATAGCTTGATTTTAGAAGTGGATAACAGGGAGAACACTGTCTTGCACTTGGCAGCTGGAACTGGAACTACAAGCAACAGTGAAAGTACCTGGCAGATTGCTGGTGCTGCCATGCAAATGATGTGGGATATCAAGTGGTATCAG TACATTAGAGCCCTAGTGCCGGAGCACTTCGTTTTCAGAACCAACAAAGACGATAAAACCGCAGGCGAAATCttcaaacaaaaacacaaagacCTGGTGAAAGAAAGCTCCGAGTGGCTAAAGGAAACCTCCAACTCCTGCTCCGTCGTCGCCGCCCTAATCGCGGGCGTCTCCTTCGCCACATCGAGCTCCGTCCCCGGTGGCACCGAGAAGGGCAAGCCCGAACTTGAAGGCCAGCCAGCCTTCGACGTCTTCGCCATCGCATCGCTCATCGGCCTCTGCTTCTCCGTCACCGCCCTCATCATGTTCCTTGCCATTCTCACTTCGCGAAAACAGGCCCCAGACTTCCGCAAGAGCTTGCCCTTGAAGCTTCTCTTTGGCTTAAGCTCTCTCTTCGTGTCCATTGGCTCAATGCTTGTTTCGTTTTGCGCTGCGCATTTCTTTGTGCTCAAGGACAAGTACAAGAACATTTTGTTCCCCGTTTATATTGCTACTTGTTTGCCTGTGACCTTCTATGCGGTGGTGCAGTTTCCGTTGTATGCTGATCTTCTTAAAGCCATTTTCAAGAAGGTGCCACAACCCAGTATTACCAGCAGCCAATTTTAG
- the LOC114423397 gene encoding uncharacterized protein LOC114423397: MEKQKTVMGLILLLLLFASDVSAWTGEIHGRVVCDVCGDSSLGPEDHVLEGAEVAVLCITKSGEVLNYQAFTDAKGIYTVAETMPESDRWDACLARPISSFHEQCTQLGEGSIGVKFSYNHPSGHSHTVRTFVYRPTSVPTYCI, translated from the exons ATGGAGAAGCAGAAGACAGTGATGGGTTTGATTCTGTTGCTGCTGTTATTTGCTTCGGATGTGAGTGCTTGGACTGGTGAAATCCATGGAAGAGttgtttgtgatgtttgtgGGGATTCTTCTCTCGGACCTGAAGACCATGTTCTCGAag GTGCTGAGGTTGCTGTTCTTTGCATCACCAAATCTGGGGAGGTTCTAAATTATCAGGCATTCACTGATGCTAAGGGGATATACACAGTGGCCGAGACAATGCCGGAGAGTGATCGTTGGGATGCATGTCTTGCCCGACCAATCAGTAGTTTCCATGAGCAATGCACTCAACTTGGTGAAGGCAGCATTGGGGTTAAATTCAGTTACAATCATCCATCAGGACATTCACACACTGTCAGGACCTTTGTTTATCGACCCACCAGTGTTCCAACTTACTGCATTTGA
- the LOC114423400 gene encoding uncharacterized protein LOC114423400 — protein MATEGSVISLICIKSKYLMKWPGLWQKEIVREKKAHIEKEGDCIDTLIILQHPSVYTLEHRFARKHQIVVGKSLKNSESMGHSNRVIEKRKHKNEKRHTEFSQTKF, from the exons ATGGCCACAGAAGGAT CTGTGATCTCTTTGATTTGCATCAAGAGCAAGTACCTTATGAAGTGGCCTGGTCTTTGGCAAAAGGAGATTGTCAGGGAAAAGAAGGCACACATTGAAAAGGAAGGAGATTGCATTGACACCCTTATTATTCTACAACACCCTTCTGTTTATACATTAG AACATAGGTTTGCCAGAAAACACCAAATTGTTGTCGGAAAGTCATTGAAGAACAGTGAATCAATGGGGCATAGTAACAGGGTTATAGAGAAGAGGAAGCACAAAAATGAGAAGAGACACACCGAGTTTTCCCAAACCaagttttaa
- the LOC114423399 gene encoding uncharacterized protein LOC114423399, with the protein MEGRVHEESLSWWTSYGSLTPTLQALAYKLLSQPTSSSCCERNWSSFSAIQSLKRNKLTSSRTEDLIYVHTNLRMLARKKEEYKVEMYFLWMMTMLMTRRLKVCFSMMKKSK; encoded by the exons ATGGAAGGTAGGGTGCATGAAGAGTCCTTGAGTTGGTGGACCAGTTATGGTTCATTGACACCAACATTGCAAGCTCTAGCATATAAGTTGCTTTCACAGCCTACATCTTCCTCTTGCTGTGAAAGAAACTGGAGTTCTTTCTCTGCTATCCAAAGTCTCAAGAGAAATAAATTAACTTCAAGTAGGACTGAGGACCTCATCTATGTTCACACCAACCTGCGCATGTTGGCTAGAAAGAAGGAAGAGTACAAG GTGGAAATGTACTTCTTGTGGATGATGACTATGTTGATGACCCGAAGATTGAAGGTGTGCTTTTCAATGATGAAGAAGAGCAAGTGA